TGTGAAGTGAAATAGTCGATGCAGTTTGGACACCCCAAGCCTGttaaaaaactgcagaaaaaatttggaaaataaagtgGCATTAACTTCTCACAAATATAAACTGTGCTTGCAACCATTGCTGTAGTGGCACTTGGGACTGTGTTCATTCctaaaactactttttttttttttttttttttctttttttccccctgatttTCAGAGGTTTCAGCTGAGTAACTTCCTCAGAACAGCCTGAGGGAGCCTGAGCTACTGGGGTGGAGCTCATGCCTTGCtctgagcagcccctggggctgggctgttCTGCACTggcactgagctgcagctctgcccctcCAGTGCCAccacctgcccagcctgcctgccttccctcgGCTGTCTGTCCAGACATCTGTGGtctttttaaagactgaaatgtttaaaaaatggctGCAGACCTGCTAGTGCATTCCTGGTGGAAATAAGCCACATGGACCTATCCCCAGACTTCGCTGGTAAGGACGGGAAAGGGGGAAGTTCACAAAGCTAAGTGCTGGTTTGACATGCAGGAAAAGACTCTGGTTCAGaggcatttaattttaattaagcaAGGCTGCATTACCCAGGCAGGGGTACGTGAGGGCAAGGAAGTTTCTAACCGGCAGGTAGCTGGGGTTTGATTTCTGAGATGAGAAGTATGGTCTATGTGATTTTGTGAGCAATGATTTCTCAGCTGGGACCAGTGGCCAGTTGACCAGTTGCTAGACAGATCTGAAGGTTAGAGGGACAACAGCAAGAAACATCAGAGGACAAGACAGACAGGGCACCGGACGCTCTTCCTACCTGACGAGGCTGGGATCAGGGTTGTAGGGTGGTGGGGGGGTGCAGTGTGATCCCGAGACCATGGACTGGGAGGAGTGGCCCCCGTTCATTTCTCCGTTGGGCTGCATGGGGTGGCTGTTCAGCatgccagctcctggcagcacaggTCCATGTCAATGCAAAAAATAGATCCATTTAGACATCCCTGGTATCCACCCACAGCCTcggtggggagctgggggtcTGATGGGCAGGGGGAGCCCCGAGTGCTGCCCACccactctgccagctctgctgcccttaCCCATGGCCCCCAGGCCGGGGgtggtgctggagctgtgctgtgctggctgccccACCAGCTGGTTGACAGAAGGCAGCTTGTTGATTCCTCCACCGTGGACTTTATTCATGGGGGACAGGACAGGGCCGTAGGAGGACGGTGTTTGCAGCTGGCTCCTGCTCGGGGAAAGCCAAGGGTCCGCTCAGcctgcagggggtgggatggaGCCCCCCACCCTGTCCCCAAGTCCCCCTCCCCGCTCTGGCTCATCAGATTTCTTGCTGAGATCCCTGGGTGGTGGCACAGCAaactgctctgccccagcctcaGGCTCCGGGAGCTGCCTGGTACTCACTgcctctgcaggagctgctgctgctgctgccggtAGGAGTCAACCAGCTGCTGCGGGaccagctccaccagctccaggctCTCCTTTATCTTCATCAGGATCTCAAAGTTCTCCCGGCCTCGCACCTGCAGGAGGGAACAAGCCCAGGGCTTCGCTTTATTCCCGTCCCACTTGGCCACCTTCCTCATGGCCCCTTGTTTCTACCCCACCACACAAGGTCAGTGTCACTGTGGCCAGGGGGGTCCTTAAACACATTCCCAggtgcttttgctgctgttctctaGCTCACTGCCCAGCCCCCGTGCCTGCTGCCCCCCGGGAGACTTTGCAACCCCGTCCTGCCCAACCCTGTGTCCTCAGGGTGTTTCTGGCAGAGGGGACGATGTCACCCCGTCCCGCAGCTGCCAGCGCAGCTCACCAGCACTTACCGGCACATAGTACAGCTCCTCCTCCCCGTGCCTCCGCTTCTTAACCCCGGTGCCCAGCGCTGGGATGCCCTGCGGGCTCTGCTTGAAGgctggaaaggagagaggaaagtgTTGCTGTCCTGTCCTCGGGAGagagggacacagctgggagcaCCGCGGCTCCCTGCAGGGTCTGAGCTCAAGCCACGCAGGGTGCTCGCTGTTCTGGCACTGATCTTCTCCCTTTATTAGTCACAATAATGAAAACCAAATCCTTCTGGACATGAAACCCTGCACTAACAGCTTTGCACtctggagggaaaagggaatGATTCCTATTTATGAGACTCCAGTTGAGGAAGGGAAAGGCACGGTGCCTGGGTGTGGGGCTGAGCCCAAACCTGTGGAGCACCCTGGTTttgggtgggatggggaaggagctgaggcAGAAGCATGGCATGGAGCAAGGAGGGGGTGCAGGTGCTGGCCAGggctgtgcccccagcccccctgccccagccaggggaCTCACTGCGCTTGTTGCCGTTGCTGTTTTTAGCTGCGCTCTCGTTCAGAGCCTGTTGCTCCCGGTAATGATCTTCATCAGCTTTCCGGTCCCTGCCGGGACAGGCACAGATCCGGCCCTCGAATGATCTCCTTCCTAGGACCTGGCCACTGGGGGGAGAGAGAAATTAGTGACCCTGTTTCTGCTTGGGAAGCACATCGTGCAACACGTGAAGGTCCAGCTCAGAAAGCAGACTAGCAAAGGGTCTTTCCCATCCCTCCGCATGAATGGATGGCTCAGCAAGCAATCCAACCCCCAAGGcactggctgcaggagccctcagcagcagtttcctgaggaggaggagctcCTGGGCCAGAGGAAGGCTCCGGCTGCAGGGGGACAATCCAACACTGGGCTGGGTCCCCAGTCCCTCTGTCCCAGCCCGCAGAGAACAGCCTTTCCCCTGCTATGGGCCAGGGCTGTTGGGGCTGCCTTGTCCCCTTCCCCTGGGGGTGCTCCATGTGGTGAGGACACTCCTTCCCCAGAGTCCCCAGCCCTCCCACAGTGAGGAGAGACACCCgtccctgctcccacagccacTCACTCTCTTGTCTCCAGGGTGATAATGATGAGGATGGGCCTCCTGTTCATTCCTCCCACGCAGCTGCTGTTGCACATGAAGTTGTACAGGATGGTGGTGAACTCGGTCCCCACCTGCCCGGGAGGGGAGAGCAAGTGCTGAGTGGGGAGTGATGGggggagacaggctgagagccCTGGGAATTGATGGggggagacaggctgagagccCTGGGAATTGATGGGGGGAGGCAGGCTAGGACCCCTGGGGAGTGATGGAGGGAGGCAGGCTGGGATGTTCCCCTGGGAGCATTTGGGAAAGGTGGTGTAGGGACAATCCCAGCTGGGAAAAGGGGTCTGCAAAAGAACTGTGGAGTCCCTGGGGTGCCCCCGGAGTGGATTGGAGGGAATTTCCCTTTGTACCCTGCTTCTCAGGAGCAGGGTGCTCGAGGGGgcttcccagggctgggagctgcagatgcccaaacacagcagcagggagcaacCAGGGGGTGGCCTTAAACATGCCAAGGCAAGCAGGACTCGTGCTCAGGACAAGAGTGTGCCTCCTGCCAAGGAACCCCATCACCAGAGGGTTCATTCCTGGCACTGGCAGAACTACTGTAGCCTGAAGAGGGGTAAGCACTGGTCCTGCCCCAGGTACCTGCGGGGGCTCGTAGGGCACCATCAcgctctgccttcctgtcaccGGGTCATCCACGTACTGGGAGAGGTTGTTTCCTTCCACCCGGATGAGGTGGCTGGCTGGGGCAGACTGCCCTGCAAGGCAAACCTCCTGCGTTAGAGGACGTGGCTGTCCAGGATGCTGGCCCTGCACCccgggctgcagggcagggtgggaggtGTGACCCCCCGGGCAAAGGAAGAGCAGCCCTCACCGTCGTTGAAGTCGCGGCCGAGCTCGTGGTTGGGGCAGCGCTTCACCACCTCGGTGACGTGCTCTGCCTTCTTGTAGACTGGCATGGCCCGGATGATGGTGCCTGGGGGTGGAGGGCTGGACACCTTGATCTGGATGGGACATGTCTTTGCAATCTGACAGTAGAGCTTCTTCAGCAGGGGGGAGTACTGGAAAAGACAGAGGTGCCCGTGGGGTGAATGTGCCCGGGTCTGAGGGTGCTCCCCTGTGAGCTGTGagctctgtccctgccctgAGACAGGCCTTTCTGGTCCCTCGCTCCTCTCATCTACCCACCCACTGCTTTCTCAGCACTCCAAGAAAAACGTGagcacagcaggaaagcagcaaattaaaataatgacttGTTATAAAACCAATTACTGCCTATGGCGTCGCAGCAAACCACAGGGACTGCGCCAGCCCGGAGCTGCTCCCTGTCCTGGCAGAGGGTCACAGTggggacaggcagagctgcttctggTTGCTGTCCCTGCCACACACCGGGaatgagcagcagcactgggacagTTGGGATCCAACACGGAGCTGCCACGGAGCCTGGACATCACCTGTCAATAGCAAATGGTTCATGACCACTCAAATGTTCCTTGTGCAGGCACAACGGGATTTGCTCAGACAGGAGTGAGAGGCAAACCCCTCTGGTGAGAAGCAGAGGGGGAAGCTCCTGGTGGCTCTGaaaatgggaagggaagggcagCGTGCCTGCTTACAGCCCAGGGAACCAGCCCTGGCCAAGGGTCCAGGCCCAGAGCAGCGCCCGGGCACAGcgaggcaggaggaggctggagctgccagcagagggTGGGGAAGACAGAGCCTGTCCTTCACCTTCCTGTAAATGCCTGTCTGGGCTCCCAGGTGTGGGGATGTGCAATTGCCTTCCACCTCACCAGTGCCATGCTGCTTTCCATCTCCCAAGGAATGTGTTTGCTATACAAGAGCCCACCCCTGCGCACGGAGAGGAGCCAGTCCCTGCATGGCAGGGCATGTTTCTGCTCAAAGTATTTTATCTCATCCCCACAACACAATGCTTGGTGCCAAAAAAATACCACCGTGCAGTGTTTGTGGGGATGTTAAAGCTTGTCCTGGGCCATCCAGTACAGGTGTGCAGAGGCCAGTGGGGCTCCCTCCaccactgctctgctcccccGGGGTCTctgagccagggctgcccagagcagggtcagAGGGGCTTTGCAGAAGGCCATGGGGAGgccagcaaggagggctcagccctctgcttcccaccacTGTGAGCCCAGTCCAGTGCACCCCTGTATCTGGAGGGTTTGTAAGAGGGACCTGTGCTTCCCAATCCCACTGCCCCTGCTGCAGAAGTGGATTcagctggggctggatgggCTCCAACACCCCGGGAACTGCTAAAGAGGTAAATGAGAGAAACCATTTTCAGGTGGCATTTTTAGGGAAGTTCAAGGAAGATATAAAGGGAGGAGGCACCTGCCCAGgcaaactgcagcagctctcgTGGTGTGAGGATGTGTTGGGCTGATGGTTGACTCGCAGCAGGTATGAGCTCCTGGGGGCAaagcctgccctgtgctggggagtGCAAGAGGGTGCTGGGGTCATTAAGGAGTCTGACTGGGAGGGGGAACATAGAGCTGAATTGGGCAGCAAGAGTTAATCCTCAGTACTTGAGGTGTGTGGCCTTGCccacagagagagaagagcCTTAGAAACACCACCTTTCACTGAGGCCCCCAGGCTTTCCACTGATAGCTGATGATGCTGACTAGACCTTGACTCTATGGCCAAGTGTGATTGTGCCCATCCAGCAGGGATAGTGCTGGAGTTGGGAGCACAGGCTCCTCTTGGAACCAgttgctccctgctgcccagctggaggaggaagctCTCGTGTGGCTGTGGCCCATGCAACCTGCTCACCTGCAGTGCAGGGGGGGTTTAACACCCTTGTTTTGAGGagacaacacagcaaaacaaggGTTATTTGGAGGGGTGCTCTTCCTTGCCAGGTGTTAAAACCCTGACAACTCCTGTCAAGGGATCCTTTCATGTAGACATTCCCGGGCAGTCCTCAACATGCCTGGGAAATATAACTGCTCTGGAAGAGTAGAGGTGCATTATGGCAAGTTCTTTGGTAACAAATTCTCTCATTATACCATGTTATGACATGGATAAATCTGTTAAATAGCAGAGCGATTGCCCCGCAGGGAGAGAGGCTGCTGCTCAACACAGGCATGTCTCCACTGATAACCTTATCATGTCCTAACAGCTCCAGCATTGCCTTCAAAGGTCCTTCCACAATAACAAACTATTCTTTTAAGGATCTCCGTGCTCGTAACTCTGGGCATGAAATGTCAGGGCTGTGCCCTGTGCAGCCACTCTCCATGCAGACACCCTGGTCGTGGCCACCAGGTGAGTGATGTTCTCAGGAGCCCAGGAGgatctgcagccccagctgtgtTTTCAGCAAAGAAGATCCCTTGGTAATGTCTATAGGGGATGCAAAATGCACTTCTAGCTCTGATAACAAGAGGCCTCTGCTCCTGGGTGGTTATCTGTGTTCACTAATGACCTGCCACCTCTGcatctctgcagggctgtgctcctggTCTGGttcacaggagctgcaggtgaggGGGACACACCCTGTGGGCACAGAGCACCATGCTGCCCACAGGTGTGGGCAAGGGGAACCCTGGAGATCAGAATGCTGCTGTCTGATCACTCAGACTGGTGCAGCACCTCACTGCTGGGTTCTCTTCATTTGCCATGGCCATgtttctgcagcctgtgcctCAGGCTGTTCACTCCTGTCCTTCCTGTTCTACAGCATCTGGACAGGCTGACCTCTTGAGAGCAGCCAGATGTGGCAGCTGGGTCACAGCCAAAGCTGATGTCACTCCTGATGCCACCAACTTGTTGCGGCTCTCAGGCATGGGAACAACGTGTCAGGACACTGGGATGCTTTCCCAGCACTGGTGCATCTCAGACCTCAGCCCTGAAACTTCCTTCACACCTACAGAAGAACCTGGGTACGTTCTGCCCTTGGGCACCTCCTGCCTTTATTTTGGgttcctgctctgccctgtggcctgtctctctgctcccccaggTACAGAGTGACCAAGGCCAGCTCAGTAGCTCTGGTCACAGAAACAGTTGGAGTGTGTTTGTCACTGCTTgtgtgcagagcacagcaggttCACATGTTGGTGTGGTTTGTGGGTGCTGGTATGATATGAACAGCAGCAAGAGCACCAAGCAGTCTGCCTGGTGCTCAGATAACCTTGCAGAAcgtctcttcctctttttttttttttctgcagtcatgCAGCTTTCAATGTTGGCCCTCATCTGCTGGGGTGAAAGTACAGTGCCACTGTCCCTTCCCTGCTACCATGATCTGTCCTGCAGTGCGAGTCCAGAGCTCTAGGAATACTTGGAAAAGCCAAATTGTTTGAGGAAAACCCCCAGGACCTGCTCTGGAGGAGgtcactgctctgctcagacCCATAGCTACTTCTCCTGCACAAGAAGCCAGAGTGGGGAGACGTGTTTTTCTCCGTGGATGCTGACAGCCTTGCATGAAAAATTACCTGAATCTTCTGTGCAGAAAGACCTGCCAGCAAAGTCCATCTCCTCACCagccctccctgggcagcagaacCGCTAGGAGGATGTGTCCCGACAGATTCGGAGCTGATAAAATCTTATTTATCTTCAACTGTTGACACCGAAGTGTCTAGACTTGCCTGCTTTGGGAGGGCTGCAGCCAAGTCCTCCTTCTCTCATGAAGGAAATGATTTGCTCAACAATTACTTTTTCCACAAatcctcccccctcctccctaccagcctcctcctcctcctctacatTCCAGTCTCCTCATTAGCTCTACTCAAGACGTGTCCAGGTCTGCAGTCAATGGATCCCAATAAAGCCACTAGCCTggcaagagaaagagaagaaaagtgcTGCCTCCGGCTGCTAATTTCCTTGTGCTCCCCAGCAAGCAGCTGCGGAGCTGCATCCTGGGACAGGTTTGGACAGATCACAGCAGAGAGGTGATAATAATGTGTCTGTCATCTTACCCAGACATGTAGCATCTTGCAAACCGCAAATACCGTTAACCGGCTCGGACGAATCTGTTACGACAGATCCTGGAAGAGACGCCGACTACACAgctctctgggtttttttctttctaatttttttaataaccactTTTTAATCACCAGCCTATATAGCTTCTCACTGAGCTGGAAATTCCTCCCAACGCTACTTTGTTGCTCGTTTACTATAAGCTGGGTTTGAATTATGTCCAGTGATCACTGATGCCCCAggggtgagtgagcagctgggctgggcagcagagatgctgccccaggggtggctgaGAGGGACCCCCAGCATCCCCATCTGTGTCTGCAGTCGCCCCACCGTGGTGGTGATGGCCAgggcactgccagccctgcccaggatGGGGGGGGTCACCTGGGCATCAGTGGCTACAGGGGGACCctgtctcctgcagctcccctggTCCTCCCTGAGCACTGGACCGTGGGTGATGTCTTGAGGCCACAGCAGGCACACTGCAGGGAGGCTGTGTGTGCTCCAGCCTGCATTCTTCTATCTTTATTATCGTGCCATTACTGTTAATTCAAATCCCTTGGTTCACCCCCAAAGGagtcctctcccttccttccctggtGTGCACATCCTCACAATAACTGCCAGCCGATCTGAGTCACAGCCCTGGCACACTCGGGGCTGCTTTCATCTTTTCTACTGAGCCCGACTCCTGCTTCCTGTCTGGGCACTTGGGTCCTCTGACCAAGCCAGTGCTGGAGCTCCCTCTCATCCAGAATGGAAGCTGAAAGTCCAGCAAGGCAGAGATTTCCTGCGGCATCATCTAGACTGGACATGGGGAGcaagctgggagaggagggaagaggactGGGAGTCACTGctggaaatgaaatgcaaaaccagAGCAGCAAGACCTGAATGTAGGGGAGCCCATCACCCctggcaggctgtgctgaggacaTCCATGTGCTCCCTCCAGAGCTGGGGGTCAGgccccaggagctgtgctgcccGTGGCAGGGGATGCAACCCTGCCTGGTAAAACCCTCTGTGCCCAGTGGTGTGCCAGCAGGTCTTGAGTCCACTCCCAAAGGACTTGGCTGGGGCAACCAAGGCAGATGCAGGCACCAGACCTGGGATGCAGTCCCAGGCTCCCCAGCACTCTGCTGCAGCCACTTGAAATCACTGCTGGGCCAGAGTACAGGTACTCCCTTCCTGTTTATTGTCTCCATTCCTCCAGTGGGTCCCTCAGTCCCCACCTTCCCTGTGTGTTTCAGATTCCAACATAAAGGAGCTGGCCAGAGCAACCTCACCCCCCTCAGGTGTCCTCTCCAGGCTCTCCTGCAGGAGAACATTCCCTTCCCACTGGAGCAGCCATTGCCAGTAAGTTGTTCCCTTGACCTGTGCATACCATACACCTTTGAGATAGTGGAGCTGATAGTGGGATCGTGTTGGAACATTGCACACCAaattcctttgccttttttcttaattccatTGTgtctggagctcctggagcctCATCCACACCCTGTGAAAGCTGATGGAAAGCCTCCAGTGGGCTGGTTTCAATGGGCTTTGGAGCAGGCTGGTGCTGAGGTTGCTCTCCTATTTCTGGCATGCCAAAATACCCAGGCTCTTCTGCCCAGCTACTTGGATAAAAACAAAGATGTTTGTGGCTCAGAGGTAGAGTGTGCCAAGCTGTGTGTGTCCCCTGctcatctccaggctgctgTTGGGCAGGTACCTCCCTAAGACATGGGCAAAGTGCTGGGGAAAGTTTGAAAAGGTGGTTTGTTCTCTGTAGATATTCTTGAAggtttttccctcctctttacCACTGCCTCTACCCCAGAGAGCCTCAGAGGGTGACCAGCAAGGGAGAGTCTACCTCCTGCCACGCTAATTATTTCCATCCTCCTCATTCAATTAGCATCAGACCAACCTTTTCAGCTCCCCTGCTGCCTAGACTCCAGCTGCAAGATCTACAGAGGAACTGGAACCAGTTCAGCGTGGCTGTGTCCCACTGACGGAGTGCTGGGACACGGACAGGTTTGCTGTGGGCTTTGAACCCCTCCAGCCTTTCCATCACGGGCTCTTTGCACCCCAAAGCAGCAGACCAGGCTCTGGATGCGGTCTGGAACCCCCTGCCTGCTTAGCTGGGAGATTTGTCCATctgcccccagctccagctgcctcaCACCAGGGCTTGAGCCCCCGTGTCCTTTTGCAGCCAGACCCCGGGAGGCCAAAGGCCCCATTAACACCTCCGGGGGCAACACTGGGAGCGGAGGGAGGCAGGGATCTGCCACAAACCCGACTTgagaaaaatactaattatCTATCAGTTACCAGCTGGCTGGTGTGACGAGGGGCTGCCTGTGAGAAGGGAGCTGGGgtgggctggtggctgcagcgTGCACGGGCAGCTCCGGGCACGGCTGGTCCCGGGGGCTCCCAGCAGCCGGGCGCGCTGCCGGCGTGTCCCGGCttgttgtgctgctgctcctggtcctcctcccagccctgctgaagcAGCCTACCCGAGGGGGGGTTCAAACCTACAGGGCAAACCTTATTTTCAGCATCTGGCCGTTGCTCTCTGCCGACAAGAAGgccattaaaaatgaaaagggaggtggttttggggagggggctccCGCAGCACAGACCAGCTCGGCCGCTTCGGTTCAGGGCTCATGGCAACGTGCTCAGAGTGGGGACATTCCAGCTCACCCCTCTGCAAGGCCTGGTTCTGGTAATGTGAGTCCCAAAACCCTGTTCCAAGACTTTGCCCTTTCTCCATTCACCCATTTCATCACTTCAAGGATAGAGAGAACACATGATGATGCTCTGGTTTCATTCCCTGCACCGTTGGCCTGAGCCCCCTGCCTGATCCTGCAGGAGTCAACCATGTGTGCTTGCAGTGCAGCTTATCTCCCAAGAGATATGCAGACTCTTCATTTGAATACTTCAGGAGTTGGAGAATCCACTGCATTCCTTGGTAAATTGTTCTTCTGGTTAATTATCCTCACTCCAAAAAAATTTCCACCTTATTTCCAGTCTGAATTTGCCTGGCTTCAGCTTCCAAACACTGGatctcattatttctttttctgttagaTTAAAGAGCTCTTTGCTATCAGAAACCATCTCCTCTGCAGACTGTGATCAAGACACCCTTGCTCTCCTCATGAAGACCTTTCATGCAGAACCTTCCTCTGGTATTGCCTTACAAGGCATCAGTTCCAGATCTTTCATCTTCTTTGCATCTCCCTCCTAAACCTGTTGTGTTTTGTCAACAGAGCGTTTGAAATGTGGACATGAGAACTGCACACGAGGGCAGTGGCTCAGTGGGACCCTGCTCCCTTTGCCCAGGTGATGCTTGCTGGCCCAGCACCTCTAGAGCCAGCCCACCCCACCACTCAGCTCATCTCCACAAGATCTTTGGCCATAAGCCCTGGGCTCCTtaggagtctccttctctaaGCATGGGAGAATAGGTAACACCATGTGTCCTAGAGGAACAGCCAGAGAGAGTCAGTCAAAACCCTCCAAAAATAGGAGGCTGTTGGGTTATGCACTTCCATCAACTGAAGCTTGTGactgtttgaaaaaataatgcCAAATTATTTGACAAGACTACTCACAACAAATTATTTGGTTTGGCAGTGCCTGTGCACCAGCTGTCAGCTCCTCCTTGGCTGGATTCTCCTTGTTCCCACCCCAGATTTCAGGAGGtcttcagagctgctggtcCAGCAGAGCCTTCCTCCAGGCTGGAGGGCTCCTCACTGCTCCAAACGCTGCCTGGGAAGGTGGCTCCACTGAACTCGTGCTCGGTGCTTGCAATGGCCCTGCTGTAAGTGATTTGGTGCAGTTAAATTTTGGAGTATCCAAAAGCCATGAGGCTTCCCTAGCTGAGGACAAAATAGGAAgtgcattttgctgctgtttctttcaaagTGCTGAATCAAACCATGACTGTCCTTTGGTGCACACAGGTGGTTCATGCAGCTGCCCTTGGCTGGCCCATCCCTGAGCTGTCAGATGTCACTGTCCCCAGCCCTACTGACTGTATCTTTAGTTTTCCTGTCCAGGGCCTGCATTTCCTACCAGCTTTCCTAGTCTTATTTGTGCATTGCTACCCACAGTTAGTGCTGTTTACAGACCATCATTATTTGTACATTGTCTGACTGGCAATATATAACATATATTTTTGCTGAATCCTTTCACAGTTTAACCAGAACAGACCTTCAAGTGCAGCAGTGGCAATGCAGAGCTCAAGGTGAgtgggaggaaggcagcagctccatcttCCAGCACAAGAAATGCAGCTGGGTGCCCGTGGCAGCTGTCAGCCAGGAGAAGACAGAGCAaacccagggcagcaggactgCTTCTGGTGTGGCAGCCTTGGAGAGCTGGACTGTCTGCACCCAGGCTggccctcctgcagcaggtaCTGTGTTGAATGAAACATCCCCCATGCTCTCCAGGGTGCAAGATGCTGCTGACCCACTTCTCCTCTCCCCAAGGCTCAGCTTCAGTGCAGTGGAATCTGGCTGGTGGGCTCTAGTCCTGCTGTGGGAGGTCCACAGTCACCCCAGCATCGGGGTCCAGGGGTCTGCACATACCCACTGCCCTGTTGAGCGTTAAAGCCAGTTCAGGCACTTAACCCTTCTGCTCCAGACCACTTCCTAGGAGTCCTGCACTTGGCAGCCTCAGCTTCAGCCCTGAAACATTCTCTGCAGATGTCCATGACGTGTCCCCTGGGCATCTCTTGAGtccagctgctcccctggggcCTGGAGGGTGCTCACACAGCATCGATGTGGCACTGGCTGCTCTGGTGTACCAAGGAGACCTTAACGCAAAGGCTTGAGAAAGA
The nucleotide sequence above comes from Apus apus isolate bApuApu2 chromosome 20, bApuApu2.pri.cur, whole genome shotgun sequence. Encoded proteins:
- the TP73 gene encoding tumor protein p73 isoform X1, yielding MSQSSPADEGTTFEHLWSTLEPDSTYFDLPPSGHAGSNEVSNRTEVTMDVFQLRSMNDSVMSQFNLLNNSMDQSIGSRAASTSPYSSEHTSNVPTHSPYSQPSSTFDAMSPAPVIPSNTDYPGPHHFEVTFQQSSTAKSATWTYSPLLKKLYCQIAKTCPIQIKVSSPPPPGTIIRAMPVYKKAEHVTEVVKRCPNHELGRDFNDGQSAPASHLIRVEGNNLSQYVDDPVTGRQSVMVPYEPPQVGTEFTTILYNFMCNSSCVGGMNRRPILIIITLETRDGQVLGRRSFEGRICACPGRDRKADEDHYREQQALNESAAKNSNGNKRTFKQSPQGIPALGTGVKKRRHGEEELYYVPVRGRENFEILMKIKESLELVELVPQQLVDSYRQQQQQLLQRQSQLQTPSSYGPVLSPMNKVHGGGINKLPSVNQLVGQPAQHSSSTTPGLGAMGAGMLNSHPMQPNGEMNGGHSSQSMVSGSHCTPPPPYNPDPSLVSFLTGLGCPNCIDYFTSQGLQNIYHLQNLSIEDLGALKIPEQYRMTIWRGLQELKQSHDYGAQQLLRSSSNASTISIGSSGELQRQRVMEAVHFRVRHTITIPNRADEWADFGFDLPDCKSRKQSIKEEFTEGEIN
- the TP73 gene encoding tumor protein p73 isoform X2, whose translation is MSQSSPADEGTTFEHLWSTLEPDSTYFDLPPSGHAGSNEVSNRTEVTMDVFQLRSMNDSSQFNLLNNSMDQSIGSRAASTSPYSSEHTSNVPTHSPYSQPSSTFDAMSPAPVIPSNTDYPGPHHFEVTFQQSSTAKSATWTYSPLLKKLYCQIAKTCPIQIKVSSPPPPGTIIRAMPVYKKAEHVTEVVKRCPNHELGRDFNDGQSAPASHLIRVEGNNLSQYVDDPVTGRQSVMVPYEPPQVGTEFTTILYNFMCNSSCVGGMNRRPILIIITLETRDGQVLGRRSFEGRICACPGRDRKADEDHYREQQALNESAAKNSNGNKRTFKQSPQGIPALGTGVKKRRHGEEELYYVPVRGRENFEILMKIKESLELVELVPQQLVDSYRQQQQQLLQRQSQLQTPSSYGPVLSPMNKVHGGGINKLPSVNQLVGQPAQHSSSTTPGLGAMGAGMLNSHPMQPNGEMNGGHSSQSMVSGSHCTPPPPYNPDPSLVSFLTGLGCPNCIDYFTSQGLQNIYHLQNLSIEDLGALKIPEQYRMTIWRGLQELKQSHDYGAQQLLRSSSNASTISIGSSGELQRQRVMEAVHFRVRHTITIPNRADEWADFGFDLPDCKSRKQSIKEEFTEGEIN